A region from the Catellatospora sp. TT07R-123 genome encodes:
- a CDS encoding carbohydrate binding domain-containing protein yields MRTHQRARGRWGVLLLAVIGLLASLVVPVPPASAANTVTVFYQPSSSWTTVNIHYAPTGGSWTAVPGVAMDAACTGWRKKTIDLGTATGLQVVFNNGGGTWDNNGGANYALATGNVTVSGGVKGTGDPCATTTPGNTVTVYYQPAASWTTVNIHYAPTGGSWTTAPGVAMDAACTGWRKKTIDLGTATGLAATFNNGSGTWDNNGGANYVLGTGNVTVSGGVKGTGDPCATAPPGNKATVFYYTKTRAWTSVNLHYAPTGGSWTTAPGVPMNETACTDWVKKTVDLGTATGLAATFNNGSGTWDNNSGANYALSAGTATVRDGVVKNDTTDPCSAVPPDTTAPSVPANLTATANMLSILLAWTASTDDRGVTGYQVTRTGGAAGTVVFTSAGNAFTDTALAATTTYSYTVKAMDAAGNLSAASAPASATTGTPPPVTSGTMLGGDPRKDSIYFVLTARFYDGDTANDRGGSQDVKSGNAANGDPMFRGDFSGLIKKLDYIKGLGFSAVWITPVVLNRSDYDYHGYHGYDFYRVDARLESAGASYQDLIDTAHAKGLKIYQDVVYNHSSRWGAKGLFTPKVYGVRDTQWSWYYDQPNPNFTYDGLSIEPTSGKSYYTGDLWSTPEPAGNTCRNWGTFSGFYSAEGYKVYNCQWPSPTSGMFPANLYHQCWIGNWEGEDARSCWLHEDLADFNTENATVQQYLINAYNRFIDMGVDGFRIDTAVHIPRVTWNRRFLPALEAKLVSKYGAAKAKDFYVFGEVAAFVNDKWNRGSVNHSAQFFTWKERRDYSADDVTAAIEQYNYENTLGTAGQPTSTNAFLQGNTYHAPDRTQFSGMNIIDMRMHMNFGDAPNAFNNGRDSDDSVNDATYNVVYVDSHDYGPNKSSTRYAGGTDAWAENMSLMWTFRGVPTLYYGSEIEFQAGKQIDCGPTCPLASTGRAYYGANLEGTVTAADFGVVSSASGAVATTLSKPLVKHLQRLNLIRRAIPALQMGQYSTEGVTGSMAYKRRYTSGSVDSFALVAVSGTATFTGVPNGVYTDAVTGTSITVTNGTLTASVSGKGNLRVYVLALPGNPAPGKIGTDTTWLH; encoded by the coding sequence GTGAGAACGCATCAGCGTGCTCGCGGCCGGTGGGGCGTGCTGTTGCTCGCCGTCATCGGGCTGCTCGCGAGCCTCGTCGTGCCGGTGCCGCCAGCGTCGGCGGCCAACACCGTGACCGTCTTCTACCAGCCGTCGTCGAGCTGGACGACCGTGAACATCCACTACGCGCCGACCGGCGGCAGCTGGACGGCCGTGCCGGGCGTCGCGATGGACGCCGCCTGCACCGGCTGGCGCAAGAAGACCATCGACCTGGGCACCGCCACCGGCCTGCAGGTCGTGTTCAACAACGGCGGCGGGACCTGGGACAACAACGGCGGCGCCAACTACGCCCTGGCGACCGGCAACGTCACCGTCTCCGGCGGGGTCAAGGGCACCGGCGACCCGTGCGCCACCACCACGCCGGGCAACACCGTCACGGTGTACTACCAGCCGGCGGCGAGCTGGACCACGGTGAACATCCACTACGCGCCGACCGGCGGCAGCTGGACCACCGCGCCCGGGGTGGCGATGGACGCGGCCTGCACCGGCTGGCGCAAGAAGACCATCGACCTGGGCACCGCCACCGGGCTGGCCGCGACGTTCAACAACGGCAGCGGCACCTGGGACAACAACGGCGGCGCCAACTACGTCCTGGGCACCGGCAACGTCACCGTCTCCGGCGGGGTCAAGGGCACCGGCGACCCGTGCGCGACGGCGCCGCCGGGCAACAAGGCGACCGTCTTCTACTACACCAAGACCCGGGCGTGGACCTCGGTCAACCTGCACTACGCGCCGACCGGCGGCAGCTGGACCACCGCGCCGGGCGTGCCGATGAACGAGACCGCCTGCACCGACTGGGTCAAGAAGACCGTCGACCTGGGCACCGCCACCGGGCTGGCCGCGACGTTCAACAACGGCAGCGGCACCTGGGACAACAACAGCGGCGCCAACTACGCCCTCAGTGCGGGCACCGCGACCGTACGCGACGGCGTGGTCAAGAACGACACCACCGACCCGTGCAGCGCGGTGCCGCCGGACACCACCGCCCCGTCCGTGCCGGCGAACCTGACCGCGACCGCGAACATGCTGTCCATCCTGCTGGCCTGGACCGCCTCCACCGACGACCGGGGCGTGACCGGCTACCAGGTCACCCGCACCGGCGGGGCGGCGGGCACGGTCGTGTTCACCTCGGCCGGCAACGCGTTCACCGACACCGCGCTCGCGGCGACCACGACGTACTCGTACACGGTCAAGGCCATGGACGCGGCCGGGAACCTCTCGGCCGCGAGCGCCCCCGCCTCCGCCACCACCGGCACTCCGCCGCCGGTGACCAGCGGCACCATGCTCGGCGGCGACCCGCGCAAGGACAGCATCTACTTCGTGCTGACCGCGCGGTTCTACGACGGCGACACCGCCAACGACCGGGGCGGCAGCCAGGACGTCAAGTCCGGCAACGCCGCCAACGGCGACCCGATGTTCCGCGGCGACTTCTCCGGCCTGATCAAGAAGCTCGACTACATCAAGGGCCTGGGCTTCTCCGCGGTCTGGATCACCCCGGTGGTGCTGAACCGGTCCGACTACGACTACCACGGCTACCACGGGTACGACTTCTACCGCGTCGACGCGCGCCTGGAGTCGGCCGGAGCGTCGTACCAGGACCTCATCGACACCGCGCACGCCAAGGGCCTGAAGATCTACCAGGACGTCGTGTACAACCACAGCTCGCGCTGGGGCGCCAAGGGCCTGTTCACCCCGAAGGTGTACGGCGTGCGCGACACCCAGTGGAGCTGGTACTACGACCAGCCGAACCCGAACTTCACCTACGACGGCCTGTCGATCGAGCCGACCTCCGGCAAGAGCTACTACACCGGCGACCTGTGGTCGACGCCCGAGCCCGCGGGCAACACCTGCCGCAACTGGGGCACCTTCAGCGGCTTCTACAGCGCCGAGGGCTACAAGGTCTACAACTGCCAGTGGCCGAGCCCGACCTCGGGCATGTTCCCGGCGAACCTCTACCACCAGTGCTGGATCGGCAACTGGGAGGGCGAGGACGCGCGCAGCTGCTGGCTGCACGAGGACCTGGCCGACTTCAACACCGAGAACGCGACGGTGCAGCAGTACCTGATCAACGCGTACAACCGGTTCATCGACATGGGCGTGGACGGGTTCCGCATCGACACCGCCGTGCACATCCCGCGCGTCACCTGGAACCGCCGCTTCCTGCCCGCGCTGGAGGCGAAGCTGGTCAGCAAGTACGGCGCGGCCAAGGCCAAGGACTTCTACGTCTTCGGCGAGGTGGCCGCGTTCGTCAACGACAAGTGGAACCGGGGCTCGGTCAACCACTCGGCGCAGTTCTTCACCTGGAAGGAGCGCCGGGACTACAGCGCCGACGACGTCACCGCGGCGATCGAGCAGTACAACTACGAGAACACCCTCGGCACCGCGGGCCAGCCGACCAGCACCAACGCGTTCCTGCAGGGCAACACGTACCACGCCCCGGACCGCACCCAGTTCAGCGGCATGAACATCATCGACATGCGCATGCACATGAACTTCGGCGACGCGCCCAACGCCTTCAACAACGGGCGCGACTCCGACGACAGCGTCAACGACGCCACGTACAACGTCGTCTACGTCGACTCGCACGACTACGGCCCGAACAAGTCGTCCACCCGGTACGCGGGCGGCACTGACGCGTGGGCCGAGAACATGTCGCTGATGTGGACGTTCCGGGGCGTGCCGACGCTGTACTACGGCTCGGAGATCGAGTTCCAGGCCGGCAAGCAGATCGACTGCGGCCCGACCTGCCCGCTGGCCAGCACGGGCCGGGCCTACTACGGCGCGAACCTGGAGGGCACCGTCACCGCCGCCGACTTCGGCGTCGTGTCCAGCGCGTCCGGGGCGGTCGCCACGACGCTGAGCAAGCCGCTGGTCAAGCACCTCCAGCGACTGAACCTGATCCGCCGGGCGATCCCGGCGCTGCAGATGGGGCAGTACTCGACCGAGGGGGTGACCGGGTCGATGGCGTACAAGCGGCGCTACACCAGCGGCTCGGTGGACAGCTTCGCGCTGGTCGCCGTCTCCGGCACCGCCACCTTCACCGGTGTCCCCAACGGCGTCTACACCGACGCCGTCACCGGCACGTCCATCACCGTCACCAACGGCACGCTGACGGCGTCGGTCTCCGGCAAGGGCAACCTGCGCGTGTACGTCCTCGCCCTGCCCGGCAACCCCGCCCCCGGCAAGATCGGCACCGACACCACCTGGCTCCACTAG
- a CDS encoding peptidase E, with protein sequence MPRPQQIFATSGLLTPPPGWPARRLSPLIEHAISLTGAASARVCYVPTAVGDDPSRVAAFVDAFAGTPHTVSHLSLFPQPSVADVRAHLLSQDLIWVSGGSVVNLLAVWRAHRLPEILRECWEAGVVLAGGSAGSICWHVGGSTDSFSDELDPVTDALAFLPYSNGVHHDFPDQPRREKLHGYIGSGLLPDGYATDDGTGLHYVGTELVEAVTLLESADAYRVELTAAGVVERPLGARLLRP encoded by the coding sequence GTGCCTCGACCGCAGCAGATCTTCGCCACCTCCGGACTGTTGACCCCGCCGCCGGGCTGGCCGGCGCGGCGGCTCAGCCCCCTGATCGAACACGCGATCTCGCTGACCGGCGCCGCCTCGGCCCGGGTGTGCTACGTGCCGACGGCCGTGGGCGACGATCCGTCGCGGGTGGCGGCGTTCGTCGACGCGTTCGCGGGCACCCCGCACACCGTGTCGCACCTGAGCCTGTTCCCGCAGCCCAGCGTCGCCGACGTGCGGGCGCACCTGCTGTCGCAGGACCTGATCTGGGTCAGCGGCGGCAGCGTGGTGAACCTGCTGGCGGTGTGGCGGGCGCACCGGCTCCCGGAGATCCTGCGCGAGTGCTGGGAGGCCGGGGTGGTGCTCGCGGGCGGCAGCGCGGGCAGCATCTGCTGGCACGTGGGCGGCTCGACGGACTCGTTCTCCGACGAGCTCGACCCGGTGACCGACGCGCTGGCGTTCCTGCCGTACAGCAACGGGGTGCACCACGACTTCCCGGACCAGCCGCGCCGGGAGAAGCTGCACGGCTACATCGGCTCCGGCCTGCTGCCCGACGGCTACGCCACCGACGACGGCACCGGCCTGCACTACGTCGGCACCGAGCTGGTCGAGGCGGTGACCCTGCTGGAGTCGGCGGACGCGTACCGCGTGGAGCTGACCGCCGCCGGGGTGGTCGAGCGGCCGCTGGGCGCCCGCCTGCTGCGCCCTTAA
- a CDS encoding DUF4190 domain-containing protein — MTDPYSTPPPYQQPPYQPQPPYNVYAILSLVLALFVFPPLGIYFGTQAKKQIAVSGERGIELAQVGIIVGWVLTAFMLLACLIPCAFSGVYTAFFAAIFGSAASGAPGGF, encoded by the coding sequence GTGACCGACCCTTACTCGACGCCGCCGCCGTACCAGCAGCCGCCGTACCAGCCGCAGCCGCCGTACAACGTGTACGCCATCCTGTCGCTGGTCCTGGCCCTGTTCGTGTTCCCGCCGCTGGGCATCTACTTCGGCACCCAGGCTAAGAAGCAGATCGCGGTCAGCGGCGAGCGCGGCATCGAGCTGGCCCAGGTGGGCATCATCGTCGGCTGGGTGCTCACCGCGTTCATGCTGCTGGCCTGCCTGATCCCGTGCGCGTTCAGCGGCGTGTACACGGCGTTCTTCGCCGCGATCTTCGGCAGCGCGGCCAGCGGGGCACCGGGCGGCTTCTGA
- a CDS encoding acyl-CoA dehydrogenase family protein encodes MVATHEVFNQVPPLVDHDVAADPPLLAALEREGAGWYAPDLHRLGRLAGTEQAQCWGEEANRHTPVLRTHDRFGNRVDEVDFHPSWHELMRVAVTEGLAGAAWADPRPGAHTARAAGLLVWSVVEQGHTCPISMTYAAVPALRAQPDLAAAYEPLLASREYDPGLRAPLGKRGLLSGMGMTEKQGGSDVRTNTTAATDAGDGTWLLRGHKWFTSAPMNDLFLVLAQAPGGLSCFLVPRVLPDGARNTFRIQRLKDKLGNRSNASAEPEFDGTVAWLVGEQGRGVSVIIEMVSLTRLDSSLGSAAGMRAALAQAVHHARHRHAFGGPLLDKPLMRNVLADLAVESEAATTLVMRVAGAVDRSARGDAGEQAFARLATALAKYWVCKRQPSMVAEALECLGGNGYTEESGLPRLYREAPLNGIWEGSGNVNALDVLRALEREPQAFAAYEREVSLGLGGDDRLDQSWRELRKELADPADAQLRARRLVERLALVLQGSLLVRHAPAAVADAFCASRLAGDRGLAFGTLPPGLDLGGILDRTPPAS; translated from the coding sequence ATGGTCGCCACGCATGAGGTCTTCAACCAGGTGCCGCCGCTGGTCGATCACGACGTCGCCGCCGACCCGCCGCTGCTCGCGGCGCTGGAGCGCGAGGGCGCCGGGTGGTACGCGCCGGACCTGCACCGGCTCGGGCGGCTGGCCGGCACCGAGCAGGCCCAGTGCTGGGGTGAGGAGGCCAACCGGCACACCCCGGTGCTGCGTACGCACGACCGGTTCGGCAACCGCGTGGACGAGGTCGACTTCCACCCGTCCTGGCACGAGCTGATGCGGGTGGCGGTCACCGAGGGGCTCGCCGGGGCGGCGTGGGCCGACCCGCGCCCCGGCGCGCACACGGCCCGCGCCGCCGGGCTGCTGGTGTGGAGCGTGGTCGAGCAGGGCCACACGTGCCCGATCTCGATGACGTACGCCGCGGTGCCCGCGCTGCGCGCCCAGCCCGACCTGGCCGCCGCCTACGAGCCGCTGCTGGCCTCCCGCGAGTACGACCCCGGCCTGCGCGCCCCGCTGGGCAAGCGCGGCCTGCTGTCGGGCATGGGCATGACCGAGAAGCAGGGCGGCTCCGACGTCCGCACCAACACCACCGCCGCGACCGACGCCGGGGACGGCACCTGGCTGCTGCGCGGCCACAAGTGGTTCACCAGCGCGCCCATGAACGACCTGTTCCTGGTGCTGGCGCAGGCCCCGGGCGGGCTGTCCTGCTTCCTGGTGCCCCGGGTGCTGCCCGACGGCGCCCGCAACACCTTCCGCATCCAGCGGCTCAAGGACAAGCTCGGCAACCGCAGCAACGCCAGCGCCGAGCCGGAGTTCGACGGCACCGTGGCGTGGCTGGTCGGCGAGCAGGGCCGCGGCGTCTCGGTGATCATCGAGATGGTGTCGCTGACCCGCCTGGACTCCAGCCTCGGCTCGGCCGCGGGCATGCGCGCGGCGCTGGCCCAGGCCGTGCACCACGCCCGGCACCGGCACGCGTTCGGCGGCCCGCTGCTGGACAAGCCGCTGATGCGCAACGTGCTGGCCGATCTGGCGGTCGAGTCGGAGGCGGCGACCACGCTGGTCATGCGGGTGGCGGGCGCGGTCGACCGGTCGGCGCGCGGCGACGCCGGGGAGCAGGCGTTCGCCCGGCTGGCCACGGCGCTGGCCAAGTACTGGGTGTGCAAGCGGCAGCCCTCGATGGTCGCCGAGGCGCTGGAGTGCCTGGGCGGCAACGGCTACACGGAGGAGTCCGGGCTGCCCCGGCTCTACCGGGAGGCGCCGCTCAACGGCATCTGGGAGGGGTCGGGCAACGTCAACGCCCTGGACGTGCTGCGGGCGCTGGAGCGCGAACCGCAAGCCTTCGCCGCGTACGAGCGGGAGGTGTCGCTCGGCCTCGGCGGCGACGACCGGCTCGACCAGTCCTGGCGCGAGTTGCGCAAGGAGCTGGCCGACCCGGCCGACGCGCAGCTGCGGGCCCGGCGCCTGGTGGAGCGGCTGGCGCTGGTGCTGCAGGGCAGCCTGCTGGTCCGGCACGCCCCGGCGGCGGTGGCCGACGCGTTCTGCGCCTCCCGCCTGGCCGGCGACCGCGGCCTGGCCTTCGGCACCCTGCCGCCGGGCCTGGACCTCGGCGGCATCCTGGACCGCACCCCGCCCGCTTCGTGA
- a CDS encoding M28 family metallopeptidase: MAAAPAPALPAAAPLAAPNISLTNVKAHLTQLQSIATANGGTRRSTTAGYTASVNYVYDKLVAAGFTVVKQSCTSGCTSGAGPNVIADWPGGDANSVYMFGAHLDSVSAGPGINDNGSGSSTILEIALTLASTNPSMLNHVRFGWWTDEEQGLNGSEFYANNLSATERAKIKAYFNFDMVGSKNGGYFINRITSTPGAVLKAYYDSIGVQTEENTEGAGRSDDAPFNTVGVQTSGVAAGASRVKTAAQVTKWGGTATAFDACYHQSCDTTGNISDTVLDRAGDAAAYALWSLATGTPATVVWQDTFETATGWTTNPGGTDTATTGAWERGDPADTDSSGAKQLGTTVSGSNDLVTGRLAGTAAGDYDIDGGTTSVRSPAVTLPSSGAINLSLSWYLAHGSNASSADFFRVSVVHSGGTTVLFTQAGAASNRNGAWAQGSWSLSPYAGQSVRILIEAADASTASLVEAGVDDVKITVS, translated from the coding sequence ATGGCCGCCGCCCCGGCCCCGGCGCTACCGGCTGCAGCGCCGCTGGCCGCACCGAACATCTCCCTGACCAACGTCAAGGCGCACCTGACGCAGTTGCAGAGCATCGCCACGGCCAACGGCGGCACCCGCCGCTCGACCACGGCGGGCTACACCGCGTCGGTGAACTACGTCTACGACAAGCTCGTCGCGGCGGGCTTCACCGTCGTCAAGCAGAGCTGCACCTCCGGCTGCACCTCCGGCGCCGGTCCGAACGTGATCGCGGACTGGCCGGGCGGTGACGCCAACAGCGTCTACATGTTCGGCGCCCACCTGGACAGCGTGTCGGCCGGGCCGGGCATCAACGACAACGGCTCGGGCTCGTCGACGATCCTGGAGATCGCGCTGACCCTGGCCTCGACCAACCCGAGCATGCTCAACCACGTGCGCTTCGGCTGGTGGACCGACGAGGAGCAGGGCCTCAACGGCTCGGAGTTCTACGCCAACAACCTGTCGGCCACGGAGCGCGCCAAGATCAAGGCGTACTTCAACTTCGACATGGTGGGCTCGAAGAACGGCGGCTACTTCATCAACCGGATCACGTCGACGCCGGGCGCGGTGCTCAAGGCGTACTACGACTCGATCGGGGTGCAGACGGAGGAGAACACCGAGGGCGCGGGCCGTTCCGACGACGCTCCGTTCAACACGGTCGGCGTGCAGACCTCGGGGGTGGCCGCGGGTGCGTCGCGGGTCAAGACCGCGGCGCAGGTCACCAAGTGGGGCGGCACCGCGACGGCCTTCGACGCCTGCTACCACCAGTCCTGCGACACGACCGGCAACATCAGCGACACCGTGCTCGACCGCGCCGGGGACGCGGCGGCCTACGCGCTGTGGAGCCTGGCCACCGGCACCCCGGCGACCGTGGTCTGGCAGGACACCTTCGAGACCGCCACGGGCTGGACGACCAACCCGGGCGGCACCGACACCGCCACCACCGGCGCCTGGGAGCGCGGCGACCCCGCCGACACCGACTCCAGCGGCGCCAAGCAGCTCGGCACGACCGTCTCCGGCAGCAACGACCTGGTCACCGGGCGGCTGGCAGGCACGGCCGCGGGCGACTACGACATCGACGGGGGTACGACCAGCGTCCGCTCCCCCGCGGTGACCCTGCCCTCCTCGGGCGCGATCAACCTGTCGCTGTCGTGGTACCTGGCGCACGGGAGCAACGCCTCCAGCGCCGACTTCTTCCGGGTCTCGGTGGTGCACAGCGGCGGCACGACCGTGCTGTTCACGCAGGCCGGGGCGGCCAGCAACCGCAACGGCGCCTGGGCGCAGGGCAGCTGGAGCCTCAGCCCGTACGCCGGGCAGTCGGTGCGGATCCTGATCGAGGCGGCCGACGCGTCGACCGCCAGCCTCGTCGAGGCGGGCGTGGACGACGTGAAGATCACCGTCTCGTGA
- a CDS encoding type III PLP-dependent enzyme: MAMTNGTTLVTTFAAGNREIQDFLDTTRQETPYLVIDTKVGADKYLRLTGAFRQTQVFYAVKANPQPKLIRHLARLGSSFDVASPAEIDLCLSEGADPGRLSYGNTIKKASDIRYAYDRGVRLFVFDSEAELRKIAEHAPGSSVFCRLLAASDGAQWPLSRKFGCTPDMAVELLDSARRLGLVPVGISFHVGSQQLDPTRWEPSIAQAAGVFRELAGRGVNLWLLDVGGGFPTGYQQPVAPIEEYAEAIEGAVDRHFADLPVPHLAVEPGRYIAADTGVLRAQVVLVSQKSYEDDHRWVYLDIGRFGGLAETEGEAIQYRLVTARDGEPSGPVKLAGPTCDSVDILYEKAPYRLPLDLQPGDYVDILGTGAYTTTYSSVGFNGFAPLATFCIGDGA, from the coding sequence ATGGCGATGACCAACGGCACCACCCTGGTCACCACGTTCGCGGCAGGCAACCGCGAGATCCAGGACTTCCTCGACACGACCCGGCAGGAAACCCCCTACCTGGTCATTGACACCAAGGTCGGCGCGGACAAGTACCTCCGCCTGACCGGCGCCTTCCGCCAGACCCAGGTCTTCTACGCGGTCAAGGCCAACCCCCAGCCGAAGCTGATCAGGCACCTCGCCCGGCTCGGCTCCTCGTTCGACGTGGCAAGCCCCGCAGAGATCGACCTGTGCCTCTCCGAGGGTGCGGATCCGGGCCGCCTGTCGTACGGGAACACCATCAAGAAGGCCTCCGACATCCGCTACGCGTACGACCGCGGCGTGCGGTTGTTCGTGTTCGACAGCGAGGCCGAGCTCCGCAAGATCGCCGAGCACGCCCCCGGCTCCTCCGTCTTCTGCCGCCTGCTGGCCGCCAGTGACGGCGCCCAGTGGCCGCTGAGCCGCAAGTTCGGCTGTACGCCGGACATGGCGGTGGAGCTGCTGGACTCGGCCCGCAGGCTCGGGCTCGTCCCGGTCGGCATCTCGTTCCATGTGGGCTCGCAGCAGCTCGACCCGACCCGGTGGGAACCCAGCATCGCCCAGGCGGCAGGGGTCTTCCGGGAGCTGGCCGGGCGCGGCGTGAACCTGTGGCTGCTCGACGTCGGCGGGGGCTTCCCCACCGGCTACCAGCAGCCGGTCGCGCCGATCGAGGAGTACGCGGAGGCGATCGAAGGGGCGGTGGACCGCCACTTCGCCGACCTGCCGGTGCCCCACCTGGCCGTCGAGCCGGGCCGTTACATCGCCGCCGACACCGGGGTGCTCCGCGCCCAGGTGGTGCTGGTGTCGCAGAAGTCCTACGAAGACGACCACCGATGGGTCTACCTCGACATCGGTCGCTTCGGCGGGCTGGCGGAGACGGAGGGCGAGGCGATCCAGTACCGCCTGGTCACCGCCCGTGACGGCGAGCCGAGCGGACCGGTCAAGCTCGCGGGTCCGACGTGCGACAGCGTCGACATCCTGTACGAGAAGGCCCCCTATCGCCTCCCGCTGGACCTCCAGCCCGGCGATTACGTGGACATCCTGGGCACAGGGGCCTATACCACCACGTATTCTTCCGTTGGGTTCAACGGATTCGCACCTTTGGCAACATTCTGTATCGGAGACGGCGCGTGA
- a CDS encoding saccharopine dehydrogenase NADP-binding domain-containing protein yields MTTSIPKLAFEGRILLLGSGSVSQCLQPLLLRHLDMDFSRLTVMDFEDLAHTAADVTAAGATYVRERITPENIETKLAEYVGDGDLLINLAWNIDTPTIIDWCQRHGTLYVDTSVEEWDPYADQLNATPQSRTLYARHMRLREKAKSWKADGPTAVVEHGANPGLVSHWTKVALIDIATAMLKEPERLARPLDEAHRARLEDALANRDFAALGKETGTKVIHISERDTQIGDQPKQVGEFVNTWSVEGFYEEGIAPAELGWGTHEPSLPEHAYTHESGPQNQICLAQTGITTYVRSWVPIGGPIIGMVVRHGEAFTISDHLTVWEDGKAVYRPTVHYAYLPTDAAMNSLYECRMNGYELQTNQRIMNDEIVSGMDELGVLLLGHELNGWWVGSQLSIDESRALVAHQNATTLQVAASVLGAVYWMVQNPNKGLCVPDDLDHETVLAVANPYLGTVPSVHTDWTPRSAHYEPFARFRPASGDDSEQWAFANFLVS; encoded by the coding sequence GTGACTACTTCCATTCCCAAGCTGGCCTTCGAGGGCCGCATCCTCCTGCTCGGCAGCGGCTCCGTCTCGCAGTGCCTGCAGCCGCTGCTGCTGCGCCACCTGGACATGGACTTCTCGCGCCTGACGGTCATGGACTTCGAGGACCTCGCGCACACCGCCGCCGACGTGACCGCCGCCGGCGCGACGTACGTGCGGGAGCGGATCACCCCGGAGAACATCGAGACCAAGCTGGCCGAGTACGTCGGCGACGGCGACCTGCTGATCAACCTGGCGTGGAACATCGACACGCCCACGATCATCGACTGGTGCCAGCGCCACGGGACCCTGTACGTCGACACCTCCGTCGAGGAGTGGGACCCGTACGCCGACCAGCTCAACGCCACGCCGCAGTCGCGGACCCTCTACGCCCGGCACATGCGGCTGCGCGAGAAGGCCAAGTCGTGGAAGGCCGACGGCCCCACCGCGGTCGTCGAGCACGGCGCCAACCCGGGCCTGGTCAGCCACTGGACCAAGGTCGCGCTCATCGACATCGCCACCGCGATGCTCAAGGAGCCCGAGCGCCTGGCCCGCCCGCTGGACGAGGCGCACCGCGCCCGCCTGGAGGACGCCCTGGCCAACCGCGACTTCGCGGCACTGGGCAAGGAGACCGGCACCAAGGTCATCCACATCTCCGAGCGCGACACCCAGATCGGCGACCAGCCCAAGCAGGTCGGCGAGTTCGTCAACACCTGGTCGGTCGAGGGCTTCTACGAGGAGGGCATCGCGCCGGCCGAGCTCGGCTGGGGCACGCACGAGCCGTCGCTGCCCGAGCACGCGTACACCCACGAGTCCGGGCCGCAGAACCAGATCTGCCTGGCCCAGACCGGCATCACCACGTACGTGCGCTCCTGGGTGCCGATCGGCGGCCCGATCATCGGCATGGTGGTCCGCCACGGTGAGGCCTTCACCATCAGCGACCACCTGACCGTGTGGGAGGACGGCAAGGCCGTGTACCGCCCGACGGTGCACTACGCCTACCTGCCCACCGACGCGGCGATGAACTCGCTGTACGAGTGCCGCATGAACGGCTACGAGCTCCAGACCAACCAGCGGATCATGAACGACGAGATCGTCAGCGGTATGGACGAGCTGGGCGTGCTCCTGCTCGGCCACGAGCTCAACGGCTGGTGGGTCGGCTCGCAGCTGAGCATCGACGAGTCCCGCGCGCTGGTGGCGCACCAGAACGCGACCACCCTCCAGGTGGCCGCCTCGGTGCTGGGCGCCGTGTACTGGATGGTGCAGAACCCGAACAAGGGCCTGTGCGTCCCGGACGACCTCGACCACGAGACCGTCCTGGCGGTGGCCAACCCGTACCTGGGCACGGTCCCGTCGGTGCACACCGACTGGACCCCGCGCAGCGCGCACTACGAGCCGTTCGCCAGGTTCCGCCCGGCGTCCGGCGACGACAGCGAGCAGTGGGCGTTCGCCAACTTCCTGGTGAGCTGA
- a CDS encoding 4'-phosphopantetheinyl transferase superfamily protein, with protein MLRVWISESRCATCLARLAVAQTLDTCPTTVRVRRDPSGRPLLPAHPGLHLSLAHTEKVAAVALSTLGPVGIDVELRRELPAAELAARWFDAREAGWVRERPQDFLPLWTQKEAVGKALGTGLRGGGLRREMPLPPPSDGAALTALVPGTSAIALYGTALTGSDGGELVLAVACAAANVLGAQVDLDTADLDPR; from the coding sequence GTGCTGCGTGTGTGGATCTCCGAATCGCGCTGCGCCACCTGCCTGGCCCGGCTGGCCGTGGCGCAGACCCTCGACACCTGCCCGACCACGGTGCGCGTACGCCGCGACCCGTCCGGGCGGCCGCTCCTGCCCGCCCACCCCGGACTGCACCTGTCGCTGGCCCATACCGAGAAGGTGGCCGCGGTCGCGCTGAGCACGCTCGGGCCGGTCGGCATCGACGTCGAGCTGCGCCGGGAGCTGCCCGCCGCCGAGCTGGCGGCGCGCTGGTTCGACGCCCGCGAAGCGGGCTGGGTGCGCGAGCGCCCGCAGGACTTCCTGCCGCTGTGGACGCAGAAGGAGGCCGTCGGCAAGGCGCTGGGCACGGGCCTGCGCGGCGGCGGCCTGCGCCGCGAGATGCCGCTGCCGCCCCCGTCCGACGGCGCCGCGCTGACCGCCCTGGTCCCGGGCACCAGCGCCATCGCCCTGTACGGCACCGCACTGACCGGCTCGGACGGCGGCGAACTCGTGCTCGCGGTGGCCTGCGCCGCAGCGAACGTGCTGGGCGCCCAGGTCGACCTCGACACCGCCGACCTCGACCCCCGCTGA